In Anas platyrhynchos isolate ZD024472 breed Pekin duck chromosome 15, IASCAAS_PekinDuck_T2T, whole genome shotgun sequence, the DNA window GAGCACAGCCAGGCTCTGGCCATCAGCCACATGgcttttcctgcagcaggagggaagaaaTCCTGGCCCTGCTCCTGCAAAACCCCTCCAGGGCCGCGATTTCCCCCAGTTCCTTACCTGCCCGATCAGCGGCTGCCCTTGGGTGGTGTTTATGAACAAACCCCGTCTCAAACCTTCATCGAAAGGCCAGTAGGAGCCCCGCGGGCTGGTGCTGCTGATGCCGGGGTCCTGGGGATGCAGCAGAGGGTTAGTGTCTTTCCCAGCACGGCCCCTTCCCCCTGCGATGCCAGCGTGATTCAGAGGAGAAGACAACCACCACGGGGTCAGCCAGAGCCCGCACACGGCGGCTGTTTTGACCAAGAGGAACAGAAACTTGCTTCAACGCTTCCAGGCATGTTTTCTAACAAGTCACTTCTGCAAGTCCCAAGGACCCGTtacagggtttgggggagcGGGGGGATAAATATAAGTCATCATGCGCTTATGCAAGAAACATCAGGTCACGGAGAGGCTGCGAAGAGGACTTCAGCCGGCCAGGGGAACCCAACCTTATGCTCCCAGGGTCCGTTTccagcccaggacccccagAACCCACATCCTGTGTCCCTGCAGCGGGGTGAGGGGACATCACAGCTGGGTCACGAGagcccagcagcacctgcagggaagCGGGGCTTCCCACAGCAGGCAACCACCAGCTGAGCAGCCTGACCCCGGCTCTGGTCACCGGTCCCTTTACCCACAGGGGACAAGGACCCCAGCACCCTTGGGCTCCCACAGCAGGCAGGAGCACAGCGTGACAACCTGCCCCGTGTCTCAGCAGTCCCTGCCCTTACAGGGGATTTCCATCGGCAGTTTGCAGACACTGCTAAAAATCCCCAGCCCTGGTGCCAGCTAACACCCTGCAGAGACCACCCGGGGCCACCaactgtccccgtgtccctgccctgcagcctggcCACAAGCCCACGAGCAAGACAAGCCGAGTACCAAGATCATAACGTAGTGCTGCCCGTGCTTGTGGAGATCCTCAACCAGCGAGGGGAGGGAGGCGAATTTCTGGGCATCGAAGGTGAAGTCGCGGTACCCGTCCATGTAATCGATGTCGTTCCACTGCGCGTCCTGCGGGAAAATGGCTCAGAGGTGGGCggcagcccccagaccccatccctcctccctccgcggggctgggggggcacctgTGGGATCTGGAAGTTCCTCATGGCCCTCACGGTCTGCCAGGTCTCGTTGCTGGAGCCGTAGCCCCAGCGGCAGAGGTGGAAGCCGAGCGCCCAGAGGGGCGGCATGGCCGGGAAACCTGTGGGAGGAGACGTGGGGCATCCGAAAGCAACGGCAGCATCgcagagggatggggaggaaggggagaggagtaACATCGCAGTGTGGACACTCACCTATCACCTCCTGGTACTGCTGGATGACCGCGTTGgggtcaggccccaggaagatGTAAAAATCCAGCACCCCCCCGATGGTCCTCCAGGTCAGGGCCGGAGCGGGCTGCAGGGCCACCTCTGTGCAGAGTGGGGACAGAACCACAGCGGGACatggggagcagccccgggaccCCGATCCCACCACGGGGCGAGGCGGCACTGCTACAACACTCATCCTctggcagaggagaggagaaaccCTGCCTTGCCCTGATCGAACACCGAGTGGGCATCAGGAGGCTTAAACCATCACGGACTGGGGAGATACTGGTTTATACAGGGAGGGAGCTCCCTTTTCAAAACGTGCTCTGTAAgctgaaggctgtgctgctctcccagctcccACCTGATGAGTGAGCGCACGCATCCCTCACACCCTCCCCCAAACCTTCTCATAGGCGAATAATGAATCGAGAGCTACTTGTATGGGCGAGCGCACAGCACCCAGGGCTTTTCACAGGGCTGAGCCCTCAAACCTCAGCCGCTGCATTCCCCCGTGCTCATCCTGGGGAGGGAGCATTGCTGCAACAAAGCGCAGCTGGAGCCCCAGCGCCgtcccagctggctgctggaggggaCGGGTGGCTGCCGGTGCCATCCCCGGCACAGCAGGACCCCCGGGGAGTTATCAGCAGGAGgatgctgcagggcacagctggcACAGCGGGcacagctggggacagcaggcgGCATCCCCGTCCGTGCTGGGGTcacccctgctgccagcctcGGGGTGAGGCAGTTTGGAGCAGCCGGGGAGCAGGCACGGAGCCGCACACAAGGGACTTGCTTTTCCGATGGCAATTCAGCAGCTGGGCGTGTGGTTAAACTGCTCAGCAGTTGCTAAAGAGCCTGGCTTTAGCCAGGAAACAGATGGCTAAGCTCAATAACGGAGCCGGCAAACCACATCGTGTCCCTTTTATGGCTTCCTCCTGCCCCGAGTTCCTGAAGCCGCCCCGGGCACCTACCCATGGCGTTGCTGTTGAGGAGGAAAACCCCATGAGCATCCCcgccctcctccagcagcaggtagAAGGGGTGAGCGCCGTACAGGTTGAACGATTCCTGCAAGCAGAGGTTTCCCGGTGAGaaggggagcccagagctgtgACACTCAGGCTAACCAACGTCCCCAAGCCACTTCTGATGCCTGGTGCCAGCCACCACCCAGCCTGGCATCTGTCACCCCATGGCCGAGGACGGTTTTGGAGGTGGCAGCCACAGGAGAGCACTCGGGGTGTGTTTTGCAATCGCACCAAAATCCTCCCTGGCATCTCCCCGTGACCACCCCctgtccctgctggctccaaggctccccccagcagctccccaccccgGGGGTACCGTGGGGGAGACGTCGCGGGCCCAGAGGGTGAGGGTGCTCCAGTCCAGGCTGTGCAGCAGGGTGCTGCGGTGCTCCCCCAGCCCGTACAGGaacctggagggcagcgccgtGGAGATCTGCAGGAACTGGTCAGCGAAAATCAAGGGGGCCACGGTGGTGTTGAGCCTGCCAGGGCGACACAGAGGGGACATTAATCCTCGTGCCTATCGGGGATGCTCCCTTCCCTCTAGAAGCATCTCCAGGGCAACGAAACAGTATGTGCCATCCTACATCCACACCCCAAATGTCTTTGGCAGGTGGCAAattggggttttggggaaggTGAGGCacagcctgcccccccccgaaGCCTCCCCCAGCACGGCACAGCCGTTCATTTGACACCAGCAGCTTCCACCGAGGTTATTATTAACCATCGAGCCAATGTGGCCAGGGGTTCTCCGCCTGCTGCCTCTGATAAACGGCTCCCAAGGAAAGGAGAGACCACAGGGCCTGGCGGACGGGAGCGAGGAGGAAAGGACACGGTCCCCCGGGGGTGCTGGAGCTCAGCAATGGGGCTCAGCGTGGGCAAAGCCACGgaggggactggagcagcatGGCAAAGCCACCAGCAGTCCTTTTCCCCTAAACACCTGAGCCCAGGGCTTGCTGGGGGTTGCCACAGCTCGGACAACTCTCTAAGGACACCCAAAACCAAGGCCAAGCAGGCAAAGCCACAGCTCTTTGGTGGTTCCTTCCCTGAGCCACCAAGTTCCTTTCTGGTGGTGCTTTGGGGACCTGCACCCCATGGCTGTGCCTTACTTGAGACAGGATTTTGGGCTGCTGCATGACCCTGGTGAGGATTTGGGGCACCGTGCAGCTTCGGGGAGAGGCGCTGATGCCACCCAGCCCTGCATGGCCATGTTTCCACCCCACGTGGCCAGGCTGTGTCCCTGTGTGAGCACCACCGCCCGTGGCAAGGCTGAAGACGATGAGTAACCATCAGCTGGAGATGCCACCAGGTGTTTTTCCCTAAGGAAAACCCCCAGGGGGGCACGCAGGAacctgctgggagcaggcagggctttCCCCATGCCCAGCATGCAGGAGGTGGCTCTTACAGCACCGTCCCCGTGTCTCGGcgccgcagcagcagcccgAAGGGGTCCTTGGAGAAGTCCAGGCTGTAGATGGGGTTTTCTGCTCTCTTCTTTGCCCGGGGAACATCCAGAGGAACCTCGTACCGGGGGTTGGCCGCATCGGTTATCTGCGTGGGGAGAGAAGATGCTTTCAAGATCAGCTTGGCAAGAGGGCAAAGGGTTGGAGATGCTAACTGAGGCCACGCACAGAGCAAAGCAGCTGCTGGTCCCACTCTGAGCAGGGGACAGCCACCTACAGACGTGGCACGGAGGGTgcaaggggacagcagcacggTCACAAGGAACCAGAGGCACGCTCACCTTGACGTGCAGCCGCGTGTCTGTCTCCAGCTCCACATCCAGCCGCAGCACCCCGATGTCCCGGGGGTAGTAAGCCTTCTCCCTGCGCACCAGCAGCCCCGCCATGCCCAGCGCCGTCTGGTTGAGGCTCTGCAGGGCGTAGCTGGGGAAGTCAGGGGGGTAAAAGCACCAGGGTACCCCCCTCGTGCCCCCCACTGCCGGGGAGGTCTCGATGAAGCAGCACCCCCGGCCCTCGCAGAGCTCCCGGGTCACCACCACGCGCCGCTCGGGGTAGCAGTCGAAGCGGTGGCTCTCAGGGacctggtggcactgggagggtggtgtggggctgtgccagcccccGGACACTTGTCGCAGCACCCAGACGGTGACGGCGCTCAGCAGCACGGCGCTCAGCAGCAGCCCGCTGCCCACCCACCACGGGGCCAGCCTGCTGTGCCCAGTGGGTGTCGGGGTGTccgcatcctcctcctcctcttcctcctcttcatcctcctgGCCCAGCACCAGCCGTGGCACTGCTGTCCTCAGCTTCTGGTACAACTTCATCGTCCTGGGGCTGCGGGGGAGAAGGACAGAGGTGTGGGTGAAGGAACCAGCCAGGGGAAGCTCGCTGGGATGGGTTCTCTGTGCTCAACGCCCCCATTTCAGGCAGAGCATCCTGCAGAGGCTTAAATGGGCACTGCAAACCCACGGCACCCAGGATGGCTTTGCCTGGAGCTGCCCGTGCCAGGCTGGTCCTGGGCCCACCAGGGAAAACTGAGACCCTGCCACAAGGGTCCCCTGGAGCTCCCCACCTTGGCTGCTGTCAGAGCATCCCCTCAAGGAGCTTTGCTCAGGCCTGAATTTACGGGATGCAACGTTTCCAGTAGCTGCAAGCAAAACCAAGCCCCCTCCACCCATCGGAGCACAACCGTGGTGCTGGGAGCAGTAAAGGGCAGatcctcctctgctctgagcctcctctgtcctgagcctcctctgtcctgagcctcctctgctccGAGCATCCCCTGCTCACGCCCAAAGCCCTGAGTCAGACGTTTTAGCCCGGAGAGAGCTGGACAAGGGCTGGCAGGGAGCGTGCTGTCAGTCTTTGCCTCCCACTGATAAAATACGATTTCAGAAACCTCTCAGGCAAACATTTTCCAGCCTGGAAGCGGAGAACCCCCCCCTcgtgctgcctgcagggagcagTCCCAGCCCTATAAATATGgccacaacttttttttttttcccctccgcCTTCTGACGAAGTGCTCGGACCCCCCTCACCTCCACCGTGCGATCTCAAAAGGCGCTGTGCAATCTCAGCAGCAGGGATTTCATTGGCAAGCAGATCTCCTTCCCCATGAACCCTCCCCCGGCTCCAACACCAAAACATCTCAGCCTGCCGGGGCCTGGCTGCGAGCCCCCGCAGCGGCAGCGCCCACCCCGCAGCGCCCCGACGGGTGCTGTGCCCCCACCATGGGGGGTGACAGCGGGGCCAGGACCCCACGAGCACCCTCGCACCCCGCATGCACCCCCAGGCCCCATAGCACGCCACCAGCCCCCGCACCACCCAGGCCACCCATGACGCCTGTGTGCGGCGGTGGCGTTTTGGGGACAAGGAGGGGGACGCGGCCGGCCCTGCCGAAACGCATGGAGGGTTGGGgggccccagcccagcccggggAGGCAGCGCTCCGGCCGTGCCAGGAGCTTACTTTCACGTGTCTCCTCTTGACATTGGGGCTGCGTGCGGGCAGAGCGTGCGGGCAGGGCTCCCAGCGCTGCGGCTCTGCCCGCTGCGCCGTAAAACCCCGACAAGGCGCCCGGCGCCTACCGCTCTCCTCTAGTAGCAGCGCCAGCACGCGCCTCGTGGCCGCCTCCTCGGCTGCTTTGTGCTCTTTTCAGATGTGTTCACATCCAGACAgccgcacccagcgctgttcgGAAGCCCCGTGGCGGGGGATATGGGGGGTGAGCGGTGTTAGGGGTTTACCCGTACAGCCGCAGGGTCTCCAGCCCCTACACGCGCCTCCAGCCCCCCGCCTCGTCCTCAGGGATCAGCCAAAGCAGAGGGTGGGAGGGACGGGGAATCGCGGTGCCTGAGCACACAGCAGGTGGGTGAGACCCGCAGCAACCCACAACCCCAAAGCAAGCCCCAAATTCTGCCCTGGGTTTCACCAAGTGCCCCATCTCCCACGCTCGTCTGGCTGCTGAGCACGTGGAAGTGCGTGCTCCCGCCCAGGGCTCCCCGCTCTCCTGGGACCGGGGAGCTGCTCGCTGTTTACTACCGAAGGCCACCGCGGTCTAAAGGTCAGCGGCGAAGGCCGACAGACCTTtggagcagagctgctttctccaGGGAACGAAAATCAAAAGCAGGAGCAGGCGGGGGGCAGGTCGCTTGCCCCAGAAGCAGAATCTCGAGCAAAATCCCCCGTGCCGGAGGGGATCCCCAAATCCCGACCCCGCCAAGAGAAGGGGAACAACCCCGGGCTGCTGGGAGGCAGCGGGGTGGGAACGGggtgggctttgaggtcccGTCCTACCCAACCCACGCCGTGATCCCGTGACGTGCCCGAGCGAGgatgtgtggggctgggagcgcAAAGCGCCCCGTGACGGCGCTGCCTTCGCAATGCACTCGTGAGCAGcctcatacaaaaaaaataaaaaaaagggaggtCAGCTTCGATGGAGGCTGTGGTTTTGGTCAGCCACCCGCTTTGATTCACCCCCTGGGCATTTTCGCCTCCCCTGGATGTCACCGAGGGATGCTTGTGCCACCGGGATGAGCTGGACGCCCAAAAACTGTGGGTTTGGTGCAGTTGGGGCCTGGCAACGCCCTGCTGGCCTCCGGGGAACCACCTCGGTGCCCCAAGGAAGATGGGAggctgtgccaggagctgccaAGGCAGGTACCAAAATAGCCTCCCATCACCCTCGCCAGCCTCATGACTCCCAGCAGGCGTCCCGGGGGCTCGGCAAAGCAGCACCGTGACCGCCCCGTGACCGGGCCCACGCGCTGCAAACACCACGGCCTCCACCACGGGGGGAGAACCTCCACAGGGTGGGGGCCTCCACGGGGTGTGACCTCCATGGGGTGGGACCTCCACGGGGTAGGGGAAACCTCCATAGGGGGAGACCTCCACTGTGGGGAGCCTCCACTTAGGGGGAGACCTCCACTTAGGGGGACAACCTCCACTTGGAGGAGAGATGCCTCCACTTGGGGGAAGCCTCCAATGGTTGGAGATttcactggggggggggggagaaccTTCACTGGGGAGGAGCCTCCATTTGAGGTGAGCCTCCACTCAGGGGTAGACATCCACATGGGGGGAGCCTCCACCTGGGGGGGGAGAACTTCTGCTTGGGGGTCAGCCTTCACCCGAGGGAAAGTCCTCCACTTGGGAGGAGCCTCCACTGGGTGGGGACTCCacagaggggggggggggggagaaccTCCAGTGAGGAGGAGCCTCCATTTGAGGGGAGCCTCCACTTGGGGGGCGACCTCCACAGGGGAACAACCTCCATTTGGGGGGCAGCCTCCACCAGGGAGGGAGAGTCCTCCACTTGGGGGGAGCCTCCACTGGGTGAGGACTTCATGAAGGGGGGGTGAACCTCCACTGGGGAGGAGCCTCCATTTCAGGGGAGCCTCCACCTGGGGGAAGACGTCCACTTGGGGGGGAGAGCCTCCACCCGAGGGAAAGTCCTCCACTTCGGGAGAGCCTCCCCTTGGGGGGTGAGCCTCCATTTGAGGGGAGCCTCCACTCGGGGGGAGACCTCCGCTTGGGGGCAGAACCTCCACTGTGAGGAGCCTCCACCTGGGGGGGAGAGACCCCGAGTTGGGGCAAGCCTCCCCCGGCAGGGCCACCTCCCCCGCGGGGGAAATTCCACGGGGAGCGGCCTCCGCCGGGACCCAGCCTCCATTGGGGCCCGGCCTCCCCCGTGCCCGGCCTCCCCTTGGGGCGCGGCTCCCCGTGACCCCGCCCCTTTCCtttagccccgccccctccccgtagccccgccccctccgccCTCCCCCTCCCGCCGCCCTTCGCCATGAATGAACCCGCGGTGGGCGTGGCCGGCGGGGCGCTGACGTCACGGGGCGGGAACCGATTGACGCGGGCCGGTGACgcgcggcggggccggaagCGGCGGCGCTTTCTGATTGGTCCGGacggggcgcggcggggcgcggggcgggggggggcggggggggagggggcggccccGCGCTTGTTGTTGTCCGCGGGACTGGCTCGGAGCGAGCCCCAGcagcgcccccgccgccgccccccccccccacgcgcTCCGGCCGCCCCGGGAGCGCGCGCGCGCTCCCGCCGGCACTGCAGGTGAGCACCCGCGGAGGGGTCGGCACCGAgcctgggggggtgggggggggataaAGCCGGGAGTGGGTGATAAGGGCGGGGGGGCGCCGCTAGGGGGGGTAtcgggggggttatggggcggAGGGGTTCTAGGGCGGCCCGGTTGGGTTGGGTTCAGTTGGGTCGGGTCGGGTgctgcccccgctgcccggAGCTCGGTGTCCGGGTGGGGTCGCGCCCGCCGCGGTGGCTGGGCTCGAAGTGCTGAGTCACCACCGCGCCGGGCACGTGGGGCCGCCGCCCCGAGCCCTCCAGCAcgtggaggggaggaggggggggggcaccgggaggggggggctccgggaaCCGAAAGCaaccgggggggggctccgagAAGCCGAGGGGTGCCGCGACCCCGCTGCCGTTCGCCGCTGTCGCCGTTCCCacccgccccgcccccccctttccttctttcttaccCCCTCCCCGTTTTTTTGGGATCCCCCCCCAGGTCGGTCCCGCTGCTTGGCCCGGTGGAAAAGTTGCCTGAAGTTGTGGGGAGCGGCGGTGATGCTCGCACGGCTCCGCCTTGGGGTtttcaacccccccccccccccagccatgTCCCAGTCCatcctgtgcccccccccccccccccgccggtAACCTGCCCCCGGATTTTTAAGGGGCTTTAAAATACCCCCGAGGAGAAGCGGcgtggtgctgggggcccaAAGCCGGGAGGCTTTGTGGGGCGGGGGGTTGTCCCAGCagtggggtcgggggggggctcggagcGCCCCACACGTGGCTCCTTAACCgggtgggggctgcggggacccCCCGGCTGCGGGCACGGCCGCCACGTGGGCGCGGGGCGCTGGGGAGTTTTGGTGCTGGTATTTTGGGGTTTGCTCCGAAACGGGGGTGGGGAAAGCCCAGCCGTGGCGGGGACGGGGAAGAAAAGTGGCGTGAGCTGGAGAAACGGCCGGGAGGGGAACTGAGACCTCTGGACTCGCCGAGTGCCCGACGACGAGggcctccttcctcctcctcctcctcctcctcctcctgctgctgctcctggcggGGCTGCTCGCCTCCCTCGTGGGCTGTTTCCCCGGCCGTGCCGAAAGCAGGCCACGAGGTCTGCAATTAGGAACGAGCCCCCGTTGGGCAGCGCGCCGCCGCGGGAAGCGGCGAGGCCTCCATTTTCGCTTTCACCTGCCTGCCCCCGGCCTCGGGGGGGCTGTGAAGAGGAGGCGAGCCCGGAGGCGTCGGGGACAGGAGCCGAGAGCCGTCGGGACGGCTGCGGGACAGGAGCCACACGTGCCACCACTGCCATCCAAGCCCCGGCTGTCGAGACGCTCGACCCTGCGCCCAAGCCCGGTGCTGCCATGCTCCAGCAGCGAGTTAATTTACCTTGGGCTTTGCTCGCTGCTGCGAGCGCTGCGTGCTCGGCGCCTCTTGCCCTCTCCTTCCGTGTACACAGTGGCGCAGAGCTGCCTTCCCCGCGCAGTCACTTCCGAGGCGTGATGGATGCCGCCGCTGTCCAATGGCGCCGCGCAGGGCCGGGCGGCAGGAGAGTTAACTCTGCTGGTACCTGATAGAGGTGCTGCACGCCGTTAATTAATCGTAATTAACGCTGGTGGTGAGGTCAGGGCACGGTGGCTCTCTTTAGCAAGACACGCTGCCGGCCTCTTGGCTCAccagggctctgtgctggagCCTTGGTGCGCTGCGTGTCCCTGACTATATTAGGGCACGCTCGTGCCCTGCTTCAAAAGCGTTCCTAAACCAGCCAGCggtttgctgccttttttttaatgcttttcccTCGAGGACAGCGTGCTTTGTCACGTTTTATCTCATTCCCGCACCCGCCTGGGCAATCTGTTGCAGTGCCATGCACCCAGCCGGTGCGTATCGGTGCGACGCGCTCCTGATCCCATTGGCCTGGAGCGGTGACGGATGGTCGGAGCGCACCGCGGGGCTGGGCGCTGAAAACCTCGAGCTGGGGAGCCAGGAGAGGACAGCTGGGAGTGCTGGCCCCGCGGCACTTGGGGTTTGTGGGATAAGCTCGCTCGCTGACGGTTTCTGTAAACATCCAGCTGTGAAACACTTGAGCAGCGCTAGCACTTTCAATTATCAGGAAGTTTCAGGCTCAGCACCCTGTCGAGATGAGCAGGCAGTTTCCACTTCTGTCTGGGCTATTGTTTCAGGCTATCTGCAAACTCGGGCAGAGCCTTCCAAGCATGAAGCAAGCGCAAAGCCACGCGGCGCCGCAACCATAAACACAAGGACCGGGGGGAGAGAGGCAGCACCGCGAAGCTCCTGAGTGGGGGAATGGATCCCATAGCAAATCCCCCTGCTTTGCAGGACCCCAGATAGCCATGCCATCGCATTCCTGTATCACAGCTGGTGAAGATCTCCAAATTGATGTCTGGTGACATGCATGGGATCTGATCGGATCCTGTGTGAGCGAGCCGAGCCGTTTGCTGCTGGGTGGTTTGGTTCCTTTGCTTGGGAGAGAGGTGTCCTTGGGCTCATGATGCTGGGACGTGATTCGGGTGCAGCTCTGTCACCACCTTTGTGAGCGCACGGTGGGAAGAGTGCCCTGCGCTGTGGCTCGTGAGCACCGGCAGTGTCTTCTGCGTACCTGTCCCCCGAGGTCTTGGATTCTGGCTGTGACAGGCGTACCCCCCTGGTACCCTCCTGGTATCCTTGTGGTGCTCTGCTCCATCACCACAGGCTCTCTGACGGGGTTGTTTACCAAAGCAGCACAGCCCATCTGATCTCTGTCCAGCCTTCCCCAGAGAGCGCCCCAGAGAGCCATGTCCTGGCAGCTCTGGCGTTTGCTCCAAAGGTTCCCGAATCTCCCTTTTGCTGCTGGATGCTGGTTCCGATCCATaagggaaatggaaagctgGCCAGCTGGGCGAGGGCTGTGCAGAGAACAGTAAACAGTGACTCACCCCTCCTGGTGTCTTCTCCCTGCTCGTGTCAAATATATCGCCTCGCATGCGCTCCCGGATTCACGCCGGCAGCCCGGCCCTCCCCTCTCCTGTTCCGAATGAATGACAGGCGTCAGTCTGCCTCGTGGGCTGTGTGAAGGTTGGCAGAGCAGGGGAAGGGCTTTCTGAATGATGGGTGAGGGATGGTGCTCGGCGTGCCGTGCTGCAGCCTCTTGGAGACCTGTGTCGTGTCTGCGAGTGGTGGGGGCGCAGAGATGAAGATCGAAGCATCTGTGGTTCCCTTCGCCTGTCAGATCCAGAGGTGTCCTTGGGAAGCGCATCCCTCCGGCTAGCCCCCTGGAGCTGGGAGTGATTTGGGGATAAACAGGAGATTTGGGTAACTTGCTATAGCAGCTGCCCGCAGTTAAAGCCCTGTGTTTGGGAACAAGCAGAGAATTCCCCTCGGTGCTCAACTGAGGCTCGCCGGCGGAGATCCCCGCCGCTGCTTGAACGTTTCGCTGTTTTTCTGCCCTCTGGAAGTTGGTGCCGGCCTGGCTGGAGGTGAGGGTTGCGTGTTTTCAGTTTGCTGGACTTGTGTTAGGATGGAAGCCGAGCACCAGCGGGGCTGTCTGCCAGGCGCTCATGTTCTGGCTGGGGCTGTCTTTCGGCGCAGAAAGAGTTTGAAAACTCGAGTTCATCCGCAGTCGTCGGGTGTCGGCGGAGCCTTTGTAGTAATTCCTTAACGCGGAACGCACTCTGAAAGCCCCGTAGCGTGGAAAGTCTGAAATCGCGTTCTGGcgtctcttctttctcttaattACCAACCTCTCGTGGAAGGCTCTGCCTCACCTTGGCACGGCCGGGCTGCCTCCGTCACCCAGAGCCGGGGGTCAccgggagctgcaggctgcgaCCCTCAGCCTTGAGGTGCCAggggtgggttttggggagggttttggggagggtgCTGCGAGCGGCACGGGAGCCCTTCGCGAGGGAGAGAGAGGGCGTTGGCGAGGCTGCCGGTGGGTAACTTCATTGCGGAATTACCAGGGCTCTTTATGCAACCCACAGTCAAAACACTCGCTTTGGATACGAGCGTGGAGCCGAGCTGTAAAAGCCTGTGCCCGTACGGCGGGTGTCTTACTACTCgctgttttatttatgtagCGTCCTAAGTGTGTCACGCTGCTTACAGAATAGAGATGTAATGCGCTCCTCGTTCCAAAAAGCCGAGCTCCTAATTTTAGACGTGATGCAGCAAATGCAATTAAGGAAAGAAGGGCAGCAGTAGGGTGCAGACTGGAAGGGCTGGGGTAATCAGATTGCGGGTGGGGTccctgcagaccccagagcAGTGCATTT includes these proteins:
- the LOC113845291 gene encoding lysosomal alpha-glucosidase isoform X2; translation: MKLYQKLRTAVPRLVLGQEDEEEEEEEEDADTPTPTGHSRLAPWWVGSGLLLSAVLLSAVTVWVLRQVSGGWHSPTPPSQCHQVPESHRFDCYPERRVVVTRELCEGRGCCFIETSPAVGGTRGVPWCFYPPDFPSYALQSLNQTALGMAGLLVRREKAYYPRDIGVLRLDVELETDTRLHVKITDAANPRYEVPLDVPRAKKRAENPIYSLDFSKDPFGLLLRRRDTGTVLLNTTVAPLIFADQFLQISTALPSRFLYGLGEHRSTLLHSLDWSTLTLWARDVSPTESFNLYGAHPFYLLLEEGGDAHGVFLLNSNAMEVALQPAPALTWRTIGGVLDFYIFLGPDPNAVIQQYQEVIGFPAMPPLWALGFHLCRWGYGSSNETWQTVRAMRNFQIPQDAQWNDIDYMDGYRDFTFDAQKFASLPSLVEDLHKHGQHYVMILDPGISSTSPRGSYWPFDEGLRRGLFINTTQGQPLIGQVWPGYTAFADFSNVDTRRWWLENLQRFHAHVPFDGVWIDMNEPSNFMDGSEEGCPPGELDSPPYTPAVLGDSLSAKTVCASAKQSASVHYNLHNLYGLMEAEATASALIQIRGKRPFVISRSTFPSQGRYSGHWLGDNRSQWKDMYYSIPGMLSFSLFGIPLVGADICGFSGSTSEELCTRWMQLGAFYPFSRNHNSQNEKAQDPTVFSPAARTAMKDVLLTRYSLLPFLYTLFHRAHVHGDTVARPLFFEFPQDTATYGLDRQFLWGRSLLVTPVLEPGVDSVMGYFPRGVWYDFYTGSSVNSSGEMLKLSAPLEHLNLHLREGSILPTQKPGPTSEASRGNPLRLIVALSPGATAWGDLFWDDGESLDTFERGSYSYLVFNATENIFTSSVLHTSTKAASTTIGTLSIYGVQEPPHKVLLNGQEKPFSYLDNQVLTVSGLGMGLGQAFSLQWL
- the LOC113845291 gene encoding lysosomal alpha-glucosidase isoform X1, encoding MAVVARVAPVPQPSRRLSAPVPDASGLASSSQPPRGRGQAGESENGGLAASRGGALPNGGSFLIADLVACFRHGRGNSPRGRRAAPPGAAAGGGGGGGGGRRPSSSGTRRVQSPRTMKLYQKLRTAVPRLVLGQEDEEEEEEEEDADTPTPTGHSRLAPWWVGSGLLLSAVLLSAVTVWVLRQVSGGWHSPTPPSQCHQVPESHRFDCYPERRVVVTRELCEGRGCCFIETSPAVGGTRGVPWCFYPPDFPSYALQSLNQTALGMAGLLVRREKAYYPRDIGVLRLDVELETDTRLHVKITDAANPRYEVPLDVPRAKKRAENPIYSLDFSKDPFGLLLRRRDTGTVLLNTTVAPLIFADQFLQISTALPSRFLYGLGEHRSTLLHSLDWSTLTLWARDVSPTESFNLYGAHPFYLLLEEGGDAHGVFLLNSNAMEVALQPAPALTWRTIGGVLDFYIFLGPDPNAVIQQYQEVIGFPAMPPLWALGFHLCRWGYGSSNETWQTVRAMRNFQIPQDAQWNDIDYMDGYRDFTFDAQKFASLPSLVEDLHKHGQHYVMILDPGISSTSPRGSYWPFDEGLRRGLFINTTQGQPLIGQVWPGYTAFADFSNVDTRRWWLENLQRFHAHVPFDGVWIDMNEPSNFMDGSEEGCPPGELDSPPYTPAVLGDSLSAKTVCASAKQSASVHYNLHNLYGLMEAEATASALIQIRGKRPFVISRSTFPSQGRYSGHWLGDNRSQWKDMYYSIPGMLSFSLFGIPLVGADICGFSGSTSEELCTRWMQLGAFYPFSRNHNSQNEKAQDPTVFSPAARTAMKDVLLTRYSLLPFLYTLFHRAHVHGDTVARPLFFEFPQDTATYGLDRQFLWGRSLLVTPVLEPGVDSVMGYFPRGVWYDFYTGSSVNSSGEMLKLSAPLEHLNLHLREGSILPTQKPGPTSEASRGNPLRLIVALSPGATAWGDLFWDDGESLDTFERGSYSYLVFNATENIFTSSVLHTSTKAASTTIGTLSIYGVQEPPHKVLLNGQEKPFSYLDNQVLTVSGLGMGLGQAFSLQWL